The following are encoded in a window of bacterium genomic DNA:
- a CDS encoding HAD family phosphatase has translation MGYRAVIFDLGGVVFDSPLHAIARFEAKNEIPDGFVNRLVVSNGRGGAWARLERGELGIPAFCEAFDRESLEAGQELDSTAMMAAIAEASQVRPVMVSAIAAIRSKGLGVAALTNNWVNDEPVEESQAHNVRPLFDVFVESAVLGLRKPDPRIYQHTCSELDVSPSDAVFLDDIGRNLKAARELGMHTIKVDEPETALRELAGVLGFDLGLN, from the coding sequence GTGGGATATCGAGCGGTCATCTTCGATCTGGGCGGTGTGGTCTTCGACTCTCCGCTGCATGCGATCGCGCGTTTCGAAGCGAAAAATGAAATCCCCGACGGTTTTGTCAACCGACTCGTCGTGTCGAATGGTCGGGGCGGCGCCTGGGCTCGCCTGGAGCGCGGCGAACTCGGCATTCCCGCTTTCTGCGAAGCGTTTGATCGAGAGAGCCTGGAGGCGGGGCAGGAACTCGATAGCACCGCGATGATGGCGGCCATCGCTGAGGCCAGTCAGGTACGTCCCGTCATGGTGTCTGCGATCGCGGCGATCCGCAGCAAGGGTCTGGGAGTGGCGGCCTTGACGAACAACTGGGTGAACGACGAACCCGTTGAAGAGTCTCAGGCCCACAACGTGCGCCCCCTGTTCGACGTTTTCGTGGAGTCTGCCGTGCTCGGACTCCGCAAGCCCGATCCGCGGATCTACCAACACACCTGCAGCGAGTTGGACGTCTCTCCGAGCGACGCCGTCTTCCTGGACGATATCGGCCGCAATCTCAAGGCTGCGCGGGAACTCGGAATGCACACGATCAAGGTCGATGAGCCCGAAACTGCGTTGCGCGAACTCGCGGGTGT